The following coding sequences lie in one Cucurbita pepo subsp. pepo cultivar mu-cu-16 chromosome LG13, ASM280686v2, whole genome shotgun sequence genomic window:
- the LOC111808659 gene encoding 21 kDa protein-like, whose product MGNFHFSLPKFLFLLLLLLIISDQIHVCSAAGRTHKSPARFRTNTEYVRTSCSATSYPRLCYNSLSVYAGKIKTNPKTLSLAALHVNLASARSTAVAMRRLAKTRGLRRRDASAISDCIEEVGDSVFELHRAIRELCRPRGYDFGALISDIETWVSSALTDEETCMEGFGGRSVSNRFSVKAKVRRHIVRVAHLTSNSLALINTYASSAAAAQGVLP is encoded by the coding sequence ATGGggaatttccatttttctcttcccAAATTCCtgtttctcctcctcctcctcctcataATTTCCGACCAAATTCATGTCTGCTCCGCCGCCGGAAGAACCCACAAATCCCCTGCTAGATTCAGAACAAACACAGAGTATGTGAGAACCTCGTGCAGTGCCACTTCATACCCTCGCCTCTGTTACAATTCACTCTCGGTGTACGCCGGCAAGATCAAGACCAACCCCAAGACGCTATCTCTCGCTGCCCTCCATGTCAATCTCGCCTCCGCCCGATCCACGGCTGTGGCAATGAGAAGACTAGCCAAAACCCGTGGACTACGACGGAGAGACGCGTCGGCAATCTCCGATTGCATAGAGGAGGTAGGCGACTCAGTGTTCGAGCTTCATAGGGCGATTCGCGAATTGTGTCGTCCTAGAGGGTATGATTTTGGGGCTTTGATTAGCGACATTGAGACATGGGTTAGCTCTGCTCTAACCGACGAAGAGACGTGTATGGAAGGGTTTGGCGGGCGGAGTGTTAGTAATAGGTTCAGTGTGAAGGCTAAGGTCCGACGGCACATTGTTAGAGTTGCGCATTTGACCAGCAATTCACTTGCTCTTATTAACACCTATGCTTCGTCGGCAGCGGCGGCCCAAGGCGTTCTGCCCTAG
- the LOC111808134 gene encoding geraniol 8-hydroxylase-like, whose protein sequence is METTSNSLQTLIDSLNFLLPWRWIDAANNQSRLLFTVFFAGLLIFVYTKVTRRRVPLPPGPPGVPLLGNLPFLDPELHTYFRDLGQKYGPIVKLQLGNKVGIVVNSPSVAREILKDHDVTFANRDVPQAGRAATYGGSNIVWNPYGSEWRMLRKVCVVKMLSNATLESVYDLRRREVRNTVANLYGRGGSAVNVGEQSFLTIFNVVTSMLWGGIMEGDQRDSLAAEFRETVSDLTELLGKPNVSDFFPSLARFDLQGIEKKMRKLALKFDTIFENMINQRLKIVGGEDSESAQNNDFLQFLLEVKDAGDSKTPLTITHLKALLMDMVIGGTDTSSNTIEFALAEMINNPATLKKAQEEVAAVVGEDNMVEESHIHSLPYLKAVMKETLRLHPILPLLVPHSPSETTIISKYTIPKGSRVFINVWAIQRDPNHWENPLVFDPERFLNNQKWDFGGSDFRYFPFGSGRRNCAGIAMAERTFMYLLATLLHSFDWKLEEGEKLEIEEKFGIVLKMKTPLVLIPTPRLSDPTLYH, encoded by the exons ATGGAAACCACCTCCAATTCTCTTCAAACTCTCATAGATTCCCTCAATTTCTTGCTCCCATGGCGGTGGATTGACGCCGCCAATAACCAATCCCGTCTCCTCTTCACCGTCTTCTTCGCCGGTCTACTAATTTTCGTCTATACTAAAGTTACGCGTCGGCGCGTGCCACTGCCACCAGGTCCTCCGGGAGTTCCCCTGCTCGGAAACCTGCCGTTTCTCGACCCGGAACTTCACACCTATTTCAGAGACTTGGGGCAGAAATACGGGCCAATTGTAAAGCTCCAATTGGGTAATAAGGTGGGTATAGTCGTCAATTCACCCTCCGTGGCACGCGAGATTTTGAAAGATCACGATGTCACGTTCGCCAATCGTGACGTTCCTCAGGCTGGGAGAGCCGCCACGTACGGCGGTTCCAACATAGTTTGGAACCCGTATGGAAGCGAGTGGCGAATGTTGAGAAAAGTTTGTGTGGTCAAGATGCTGAGCAACGCCACTTTGGAGTCCGTATACGATCTCCGCCGTAGAGAGGTCAGAAACACCGTCGCTAACCTGTACGGGCGAGGCGGGTCGGCGGTGAATGTTGGAGAACAGAGTTTTTTGACGATTTTCAATGTGGTTACGAGCATGTTGTGGGGTGGGATAATGGAGGGGGACCAGAGGGATAGCCTTGCAGCTGAGTTCAGAGAGACAGTTTCTGACTTGACTGAGCTACTTGGAAAGCCTAATGTTTCGGACTTTTTTCCAAGCTTGGCTCGTTTCGATCTCCAAGGCATTGAAAAGAAGATGCGCAAGCTTGCTCTGAAATTCGATACCATTTTCGAGAACATGATCAATCAACGACTCAAAATTGTGGGTGGGGAGGACAGCGAGAGCGCCCAGAATAATGATTTTTTGCAGTTCTTACTTGAGGTGAAAGATGCCGGCGACTCCAAAACTCCTCTCACCATCACCCATCTCAAAGCCTTGCTCATG GATATGGTGATTGGGGGGACAGACACATCGTCAAACACCATAGAGTTTGCGCTGGCAGAGATGATAAACAACCCTGCAACTCTGAAGAAAGCACAGGAAGAGGTAGCCGCCGTGGTGGGAGAAGACAACATGGtggaggagtcccacattcaTAGTTTGCCATATTTAAAAGCCGTAATGAAAGAAACATTGCGTTTGCACCCAATTCTACCCCTGCTAGTGCCACACTCCCCAAGTGAGACCACCATCATCTCCAAATACACAATCCCAAAGGGCTCTCGAGTGTTCATCAATGTGTGGGCCATTCAACGAGACCCCAACCACTGGGAAAATCCATTGGTGTTCGACCCGGAGAGGTTTCTGAACAACCAGAAGTGGGATTTCGGTGGGAGTGATTTTCGTTACTTCCCGTTCGGATCCGGCAGAAGAAACTGTGCAGGGATTGCCATGGCGGAAAGAACGTTCATGTACTTGCTTGCAACGCTCTTGCATTCCTTTGATTGGAAGCTGGAAGAGGGCGAGAAACTGGAAATTGAGGAGAAATTTGGGATTGttttgaagatgaagacaCCTCTTGTTCTCATCCCAACGCCCAGGCTATCTGATCCCACTCTGTATCACTAA
- the LOC111808657 gene encoding premnaspirodiene oxygenase-like, translating to MRVSFLLEAFIDPSGSSRPPFLDPELHTYFRELGRKYGPIVKLQLGRKVGIVVNSPSVAREILKDHDVTFANRDVPQAGRVASYGSSDIVWTPYGAVWRMLRKVCVLKMLSNAALESVYELRRREVRNTVAKLYRRGGSAVNVGEQKGDQRDSLAAEFRETVSDMTELQGRPIVSDFFPSLARFDLQGIEKQMHKLAHKFDTIFENMINQRLKIGGGEDGESAKNKDFLQVLLEVKDVGDSKTPFTVTCSLWQFGQPSSKVAGGDVTTIRSGSEGRITLQYLLFTKGNYTTLLIKMRVNLQTQGVWDAIEHDNDVEQRRDRTTLVAFYQAVSEDIILMLAEKDSTKAA from the exons atgagagtttcttttttgttagAAGCATTTATTGATCCGTCTGGAAGTTCAAGGCCGCCGTTTCTCGACCCCGAACTTCACACCTACTTCAGAGAATTGGGCCGTAAATACGGGCCCATAGTAAAGCTTCAACTCGGTAGAAAGGTGGGTATAGTCGTCAATTCACCCTCCGTGGCACGTGAGATTTTGAAGGACCACGATGTCACGTTCGCCAATCGTGACGTTCCTCAGGCTGGGAGAGTCGCCTCGTACGGCAGTTCCGACATTGTTTGGACCCCGTACGGAGCCGTGTGGCGCATGTTGAGAAAAGTTTGCGTGCTCAAGATGCTCAGCAACGCCGCTTTGGAGTCCGTATACGAGCTCCGCCGTAGAGAGGTCAGAAACACCGTCGCTAAACTGTACCGGCGAGGCGGGTCGGCGGTGAATGTGGGAGAGCAGA AGGGGGACCAGAGGGATAGCCTTGCAGCTGAGTTCAGAGAGACAGTTTCCGACATGACTGAGCTACAGGGAAGGCCTATTGTTTCTGACTTTTTTCCAAGCTTGGCTCGTTTCGATCTCCAGGGCATTGAAAAGCAGATGCACAAGCTTGCTCACAAATTCGATACCATTTTCGAGAATATGATCAATCAACGATTGAAAATTGGCGGTGGGGAAGACGGCGAGAGTGCCAAGAATAAAGATTTTTTGCAGGTCTTGCTTGAGGTGAAAGATGTTGGCGACTCCAAAACTCCTTTCACCGTCACCTGCTCACTCTGGCAATTCGGACAACCATCGTCCAAAGTCGCCGGAGGAGATGTGACAACGATAAGGAGCGGAAGTGAGGGGAGAATAACGCTCCAGTACCTATTATTCACGAAGGGTAACTACACAACATTGTTGATAAAGATGCGTGTTAACTTACAGACACAAGGTGTGTGGGACGCCATTGAGCATGATAACGACGTCGAGCAGCGTAGGGACAGGACGACTCTTGTTGCCTTCTACCAAGCAGTCTCGGAGGACATCATTCTCATGTTGGCAGAAAAGGACTCTACAAAGGCAGCATGA
- the LOC111809384 gene encoding geraniol 8-hydroxylase-like — translation METTSNSLQTLIDSLNFLLPWRWIHAADNQSRLLFTVFFAGLLIFLYTKVTRRRVTLPPGPLGVPLLGNLPFLDPELHTYFRDLGQKYGPIVKLQLGNKVGIIVNSPSVAREILKDHDVTFANRDVPQAGRAATYGGSDIAWTPYGAEWRMLRKVCVVKMLSNATLESVYDLRRREVRNTVANLYGRGGSAVNVGEQSFLTIFNVVTSMLWGGIMEGDQRDSLAAEFRETVSDLTELLGKPNVSDFFPSLARFDLQGIEKKMHKLAHKFDTIFENMINQRLKIAGGEDGESAKSKDFLQFLLEVKDSGDSKTPLTITHLKALLMDMVTGGTDTSSNTIEFALAEMINSPATLKKAQEEVAAVVGEDNMVEESHIHSLPYLKAVMKETLRLHPILPLLVPHSPSETTIISKYTIPKGSRVFINVWAIQRDPNQWENPLVFDPERFLNNQKWDFGGSDFRYFPFGSGRRNCAGIAMAERTFMYLLATLLHSFNWKLEEGKKLEIEEKFGIVLKMKTPLVLIPTPRLSDPTLYQ, via the exons ATGGAAACCACCTCCAATTCTCTTCAAACCCTCATAGATTCCCTCAATTTCTTGCTCCCATGGCGGTGGATTCACGCCGCCGATAACCAATCCCGTCTCCTCTTCACCGTCTTTTTCGCCGGTCTACTAATTTTCCTCTATACTAAAGTTACGCGTCGGCGCGTGACTCTGCCACCAGGTCCTCTGGGAGTTCCTCTGCTCGGAAACCTGCCGTTTCTCGACCCGGAACTTCACACCTATTTCAGAGACTTGGGGCAGAAATACGGGCCAATTGTAAAGCTCCAATTGGGTAATAAGGTGGGTATAATCGTCAATTCACCCTCCGTGGCACGCGAGATTTTGAAAGACCACGATGTCACGTTCGCCAATCGTGACGTTCCTCAGGCTGGGAGAGCCGCCACGTACGGTGGTTCCGACATAGCTTGGACCCCATATGGAGCCGAGTGGCGAATGTTGAGAAAAGTTTGTGTGGTCAAGATGCTGAGCAACGCCACTTTGGAGTCCGTATACGATCTCCGCCGTAGAGAGGTCAGAAACACCGTCGCTAACCTGTACGGGCGAGGCGGGTCGGCGGTGAATGTTGGAGAACAGAGTTTTTTGACGATTTTCAATGTGGTTACGAGCATGTTGTGGGGTGGGATAATGGAGGGGGACCAGAGGGATAGCCTTGCAGCTGAGTTCAGAGAGACAGTTTCTGACTTGACTGAGCTACTTGGAAAGCCTAATGTTTCGGACTTTTTTCCAAGCTTGGCTCGTTTCGATCTCCAAGGCATTGAAAAGAAGATGCATAAGCTTGCTCACAAATTTGATACCATTTTCGAGAACATGATCAATCAACGATTGAAAATTGCCGGTGGGGAGGACGGCGAGAGTGCCAAGAGTAAAGATTTCTTGCAGTTCTTACTTGAGGTGAAAGATTCCGGCGACTCCAAAACTCCTCTCACCATCACCCACCTCAAAGCCTTGCTCATG GATATGGTGACTGGGGGGACAGACACATCGTCAAACACCATAGAGTTTGCGCTGGCAGAGATGATAAACAGCCCTGCAACTCTGAAGAAAGCACAGGAAGAAGTAGCTGCCGTGGTGGGAGAAGACAACATGGtggaggagtcccacattcaTAGTTTGCCATATTTAAAAGCCGTAATGAAAGAAACATTGCGTTTGCACCCAATTCTACCCCTGCTAGTGCCACACTCCCCAAGTGAGACCACCATCATCTCCAAATACACAATCCCAAAGGGCTCTCGAGTGTTCATCAATGTCTGGGCCATTCAGCGAGACCCCAACCAATGGGAAAATCCATTGGTGTTCGATCCGGAGAGGTTTCTGAACAACCAGAAGTGGGATTTCGGCGGGAGTGATTTTCGTTACTTCCCGTTCGGATCCGGCAGAAGAAACTGTGCAGGGATTGCCATGGCGGAAAGAACGTTCATGTACTTGCTTGCTACGCTCTTGCATTCCTTTAATTGGAAACTGGAAGAGGGTAAGAAACTGGAAATTGAGGAGAAATTTGGGATTGttttgaagatgaagacgCCTCTTGTTCTCATCCCGACGCCCAGACTATCCGACCCTACTCTGTATCAGTAA
- the LOC111809116 gene encoding protein ODORANT1-like — MGRQPCCDKLGVKKGPWTAEEDKKLINFILTNGQCCWRAVPKLAGLRRCGKSCRLRWTNYLRPDLKRGLLTEAEEQLVIDLHARLGNRWSKIAARLPGRTDNEIKNHWNTHIKKKLIKMGIDPITHEPIQKQPEDPKGQTENSTGNHHCTAENDSSLENSSSITTDSGFWIDEETLWNNSPPTSAKEGKFVWEESCSWLLDCEDFGIHDFGFDNFNDFEFMNTTEMEGKN, encoded by the exons ATGGGCAGGCAACCATGCTGCGACAAACTTGGCGTTAAAAAAGGGCCTTGGACCGCCGAGGAAGACAAGAAGCTCATCAACTTTATACTCACTAATGGGCAGTGCTGTTGGCGGGCTGTCCCTAAGCTTGCTGGCCTCCGCCGCTGCGGCAAAAGCTGCCGTCTTCGTTGGACCAATTACCTCCGCCCTGACCTTAAGCGAGGCCTTCTCACTGAAGCTGAAGAACAATTGGTGATTGATCTTCATGCTCGCCTTGGAAACAG aTGGTCGAAGATAGCGGCCAGATTACCGGGAAGAACCGACAATGAAATAAAGAATCATTGGAACACTCACATAAAGAAGAAGTTGATTAAGATGGGAATCGATCCAATTACGCACGAACCGATCCAAAAACAGCCAGAGGATCCGAAAGGCCAGACAGAAAATTCCACCGGAAACCACCATTGCACGGCGGAGAACGACAGCAGCTTGGAGAACAGCAGCTCGATCACCACGGACAGCGGTTTCTGGATTGATGAGGAAACACTTTGGAACAATAGCCCACCAACGAGTGCAAAAGAAGGCAAGTTTGTGTGGGAAGAGAGCTGTTCATGGCTTCTTGATTGTGAGGATTTTGGTATCCATGATTTTGGGTTTGacaattttaatgattttgaattcatGAACACAacagaaatggaaggaaaaaactag
- the LOC111808656 gene encoding ferruginol synthase-like, with translation MSISAFLCSFWSLDSDEVKQISTAIFLVSVVTFALFWFRSKVRRPSLPPGPRGLPLVGYLPFLLRNIHRTFADLAEIYGAVFKLRIGNKLCVVLNSPSSINEAFRHHETVFPNRDTTVCALLCSYDGSGIVFTQDGDDWKKLRKIFVRKMLSKSFLDASYSVRRQEVRKVIKGVFESAGTPIDIGKVGFLATMKSVLAMTWGDSGRLIGEDGIDLDVKFRAVMDELAVLLGTPNLSDIFPILGWFDLQGIASRTKKAMRVCDEILNTAIEEQRKTGGNGVVKGGYLQLLLELEDDQDNSNPITDDQLKALLLDMVIGGTKTTVTTIEWAMAELMQHPNTMKKVKEELREVVGLDAAAEESHMPKLSFLNAVVKETIRLHPPIFLLVPRSLTSTITLEGYSIPKGSAMYCNIWAILRDPKVWENPLKFMPERFLNEGGGKYELGGSAMEFSPFGYGKRSCPGIPLAERMLMLILASLLHAFEWELPQHSVLDFDEKFGVVNKKLNPLVAIPTPRLSNLDLYLV, from the exons ATGTCAATCTCTGCTTTCCTCTGCTCATTTTGGTCCCTTGATTCGGATGAAGTCAAACAAATTTCAACCGCCATTTTCTTAGTCTCCGTCGTCACTTTTGCTCTTTTCTGGTTCCGATCAAAAGTCCGGCGTCCCTCTTTGCCTCCGGGCCCCCGTGGCCTGCCGCTGGTCGGATACCTTCCATTTTTATTGCGAAATATCCACCGCACATTCGCCGATTTGGCCGAAATCTACGGCGCTGTTTTCAAGCTCAGGATCGGAAACAAGCTGTGCGTCGTTCTTAACTCCCCTTCCTCCATCAATGAAGCCTTCCGCCACCACGAAACTGTCTTCCCCAACCGAGATACCACCGTTTGTGCTCTTCTCTGCAGCTACGACGGCTCCGGCATTGTCTTCACCCAGGACGGCGACGATTGGAAGAAGCTGAGGAAAATCTTCGTCCGGAAAATGCTTAGCAAATCATTTCTCGATGCGTCTTATTCTGTCCGAAGACAAGAGGTGAGAAAAGTGATTAAAGGCGTGTTTGAATCGGCCGGAACCCCAATAGACATCGGCAAAGTGGGTTTCCTTGCTACTATGAAATCGGTTTTGGCAATGACATGGGGCGACTCCGGGCGGCTGATCGGAGAGGATGGGATTGATTTGGATGTTAAGTTCAGGGCAGTGATGGATGAACTGGCGGTGCTGCTTGGAACTCCTAATTTGTCGGATATTTTCCCGATATTGGGTTGGTTTGATTTGCAGGGAATTGCGAGTAGAACGAAGAAGGCGATGCGTGTTTGTGATGAGATTCTGAATACCGCCATTGAAGAACAGAGGAAGACGGGAGGAAATGGTGTGGTAAAGGGAGGATATTTGCAGTTGCTGTTAGAGCTCGAGGACGACCAAGATAATTCAAACCCCATTACAGATGACCAACTCAAGGCCTTGCTATTG GACATGGTCATTGGTGGAACCAAAACAACAGTGACAACAATTGAGTGGGCGATGGCGGAGCTAATGCAGCATCCAAACACAATGAAGAAAGTGAAAGAAGAGCTAAGAGAAGTGGTGGGTTTAGACGCAGCAGCAGAAGAATCTCACATGCCCAAATTAAGCTTTCTAAATGCAGTGGTCAAAGAGACGATTCGTTTACACCCACCTATATTTCTCTTGGTGCCTCGTAGCCTCACCAGCACAATCACCCTTGAGGGCTACTCCATCCCAAAGGGTTCCGCCATGTATTGCAACATTTGGGCCATTCTAAGAGACCCTAAAGTTTGGGAGAACCCCTTAAAGTTCATGCCAGAAAGGTTCTTGAATGAAGGTGGTGGGAAATACGAGCTTGGTGGGAGTGCCATGGAGTTCAGCCCGTTTGGATATGGCAAGAGGTCATGTCCAGGGATCCCTTTGGCTGAGAGGATGTTGATGCTCATATTGGCGTCGTTGTTGCATGCTTTTGAGTGGGAATTGCCTCAACATTCAGTGCTTGATTTCGATGAGAAGTTTGGAGTTGTCAACAAGAAGTTGAACCCTTTGGTTGCTATTCCTACGCCAAGGCTATCCAATTTGGACCTCTATTTGGTTTGA